Part of the Deinococcus aerolatus genome is shown below.
GTCTGATTTCATCTACCTTAGCGCCCCCAACGAAAGTTGGGGGCGCTGCGTTATTGTCTGTGCCTGTTGTTTGCCGATTTCGTGTCGGGTGGTCTGATGCTGTGTCGGGCACGCAGGATTTTTTGGAATCAGGTAAGCTGCTGCGCGTGACCGACTCCCAGACCGCTTTTGTCCAGGCCCAGCAGGACGCGCAGGCCCTGCCCAGGAAGCCTGGCAACGACGTGATGCTCAAGCTGTACGCGCTGTATAAGCAGGGCAGTGTGGGCGACGCCGGAACCCAGCGCCCTGGTGGGTTCGATTTCGTGGGCGCGGCCAAGTACGACGCCTGGGATGCGCTGCGGGGCAAGTCCTCGGAAGACGCCCAGCGGGAGTATGTGGAACTGGTCAGGTCTCTTCAGGCCGGTAGCTGAAGTAAGCTGGGCGGGTGACGGATCTCCCCGTTCCCGAAGTTGGCGTCTCTGACCGTGCGTCTGGGGCGGCCGGGTCTTCTTCCGTACTGGCCCAGGCGCGGGCGCGCATGCGGGAACTGGCTGCCGCGTACGCCGCCACCCTGCCGGGCCTGGACACCCACAGCCTGATGGCCGGGCTGCAGGGCGTGACCCTGACTTTCATGGCCATGGGTGACCGCGACGGTGCGTATGACCCCGAACATCAGGTCATTCTGATCAACAGCCGCGTGCGCCCCGAACGGCAGCGCTTCACGCTGGCCCATGAGATCGGGCATGCGCTGCTGCTGGGTGACGACGATCTTCTCAGCGACCTGCACGACAATTTTGAGGGAGACCGTCTGGAAGAGGTCATCGAAACGCTGTGCAACGCGGCGGCGGCGGCGATCCTGATGCCCGAGCCCCTGATCGCCGAGGTGTTGACCCGCTTCGGTCCCAGCGGCCGGGCGCTGGCCGAACTGAGCCGCCGCGCCGATGTGAGCGCCACCAGCGCCCTGTATGCCCTGGCCGAGCGCACGCAGGCTCCGGTGATCTACGCC
Proteins encoded:
- a CDS encoding acyl-CoA-binding protein, which encodes MTDSQTAFVQAQQDAQALPRKPGNDVMLKLYALYKQGSVGDAGTQRPGGFDFVGAAKYDAWDALRGKSSEDAQREYVELVRSLQAGS
- a CDS encoding ImmA/IrrE family metallo-endopeptidase gives rise to the protein MRELAAAYAATLPGLDTHSLMAGLQGVTLTFMAMGDRDGAYDPEHQVILINSRVRPERQRFTLAHEIGHALLLGDDDLLSDLHDNFEGDRLEEVIETLCNAAAAAILMPEPLIAEVLTRFGPSGRALAELSRRADVSATSALYALAERTQAPVIYAVCAVGRVDVGPGEAEDERPAGKALTVRASSAAPSVKYSLRPGTPIPDDHPVAVALDTNFPLAQDSYVPFRSGRKMPAYVDAFPERHRALVSFALPVRASEPGREEV